One genomic region from candidate division WOR-3 bacterium encodes:
- a CDS encoding 4Fe-4S binding protein, with translation MRQPKLRELKEAIKAIFKGPYTIKFPYRPAKVFPNFRGKIVFNEEKCVGCGACAEVCPSKAREIIDDKDKKIRKVIHYQEKCIYCGQCVRYCITGEGIKHTPEFDLASLKKDNYKNEIEKELILCASCGEIIAPKDQIIWVAKKVGTLISANPTLFLTYYKELGLVYEPKIETKEFPYRASHLQILCPTCRRKVYLEEVWGY, from the coding sequence ATGAGACAACCTAAATTAAGAGAATTAAAAGAAGCCATCAAAGCAATTTTTAAGGGTCCTTATACAATAAAATTTCCTTATCGGCCAGCAAAAGTTTTTCCTAATTTTCGGGGAAAAATCGTTTTCAATGAAGAGAAATGTGTTGGGTGCGGTGCTTGTGCGGAAGTTTGTCCTTCTAAGGCAAGAGAGATAATTGACGATAAAGATAAAAAAATTAGAAAAGTTATTCATTATCAAGAAAAATGTATTTATTGTGGTCAATGTGTAAGATATTGTATTACGGGCGAAGGGATTAAACACACACCGGAATTTGATTTAGCCTCTTTAAAAAAAGATAATTATAAAAACGAAATAGAAAAAGAATTAATCCTTTGTGCTTCTTGTGGCGAAATAATTGCTCCCAAAGACCAAATAATTTGGGTTGCCAAAAAAGTTGGAACTTTAATTTCGGCTAACCCAACTTTATTTTTAACTTATTATAAAGAATTAGGTTTGGTTTACGAGCCAAAAATAGAAACTAAAGAATTTCCTTACCGGGCTTCCCATTTACAAATTCTTTGCCCTACCTGTCGAAGAAAAGTTTATCTGGAAGAAGTTTGGGGATATTAA
- the mnhG gene encoding monovalent cation/H(+) antiporter subunit G: MFFYYLGWIFIIVGVIFDLLGALGLVKFPDLYNRMQASTKCVTIGTCGIMFGIFFISGFTQMGIKALICALFILFTMPVAAHALSRGSLLFGTKLWYKSIVDKFSEDKKGYSQISKEDETT, encoded by the coding sequence ATGTTCTTTTATTATTTAGGTTGGATATTTATTATTGTGGGCGTAATCTTTGATTTATTGGGTGCTTTGGGATTAGTGAAATTTCCTGATTTATATAATCGTATGCAAGCATCAACAAAATGCGTTACTATTGGTACTTGTGGTATAATGTTTGGTATCTTTTTTATTAGTGGTTTTACCCAAATGGGAATTAAAGCGTTGATTTGTGCCTTATTCATTCTTTTTACAATGCCGGTTGCTGCCCATGCTTTATCCCGTGGTTCACTACTTTTTGGAACAAAACTTTGGTACAAAAGTATTGTTGATAAATTTAGTGAAGATAAAAAAGGTTATTCTCAAATAAGCAAAGAAGATGAGACAACCTAA
- a CDS encoding monovalent cation/H+ antiporter complex subunit F: MSILITILSLAAFFSLYRALRGPSISDRAIAVDIMSILFCGITALMAFRYNLPYLLDLSITIAILAFVGTLALAKYLEGRNLDD, from the coding sequence ATGAGTATATTAATTACTATTTTATCATTGGCTGCCTTTTTTAGTCTTTATCGGGCATTAAGAGGACCGTCTATCTCTGACCGCGCAATTGCTGTTGATATTATGTCAATTCTTTTCTGTGGAATAACTGCTTTGATGGCTTTTCGTTATAATTTACCTTATTTATTAGACCTTTCAATTACCATTGCCATATTGGCTTTTGTTGGAACTTTGGCATTAGCAAAATATTTAGAGGGAAGAAATTTAGATGATTAA
- a CDS encoding Na+/H+ antiporter subunit E, which yields MRKVIFFIVALILWFLLTFSLNYDEIIVGVVVSLLSGIIFGGYFIEKPIKIFQVHRWFWLLVYIPIFAYKCLEANLDVALRVLHPGMPLKPGIIKIKTSLKTDIAKTFLANSITLTPGTMTCEIDGDTLYIHWIWIKEEDEEKAKKIIAQTFEKYLKRIFE from the coding sequence ATGAGAAAGGTTATCTTTTTTATTGTTGCTTTAATTTTATGGTTTTTACTTACTTTTAGTTTAAATTACGATGAAATTATTGTCGGTGTTGTGGTTTCTTTATTGAGCGGTATTATTTTTGGTGGTTATTTTATTGAAAAGCCAATAAAAATTTTCCAAGTCCACCGGTGGTTTTGGCTTTTAGTTTACATCCCCATCTTTGCTTATAAGTGTTTAGAAGCGAATTTAGATGTTGCTTTAAGAGTTTTGCATCCTGGTATGCCTTTAAAACCAGGGATTATAAAAATAAAAACATCTTTAAAAACGGATATTGCTAAAACTTTTTTAGCCAATTCTATTACTTTGACACCGGGAACAATGACTTGTGAAATAGATGGCGATACTCTTTATATCCATTGGATTTGGATAAAAGAAGAAGATGAGGAAAAGGCAAAGAAAATAATTGCCCAAACTTTTGAAAAATATTTAAAAAGGATTTTTGAGTAA
- a CDS encoding proton-conducting transporter membrane subunit → MNYLPLFTALPLLGAFLIPLLSKIWERLSDIIGNIITTLLLILSIYSLFLLPIFGNIYVYEIGKWPIKPIPLGIVFTFDSLSLLMVLIINLLSFACAIYSITYLDNYTGRWKFWTLFLLMVAGLNGIAITGDLFNLFVFIEISAISSYALVAFGVEKEDLEASFKYQVIGEIAGLTILLAIALIYSKTSTLNMADIANTFINENKGTLFWFIISLLTFGFLIKSALFPFHFWLPDAHSQAPAPISAMLSGVFIKTLGVYALSRLIFNVFGLNRNNASHYFDILIILGILSIIIAGFIALKQENYKRLLAYSSVSQIGYIFVGLGIANFWGITGALSLIFAHALGKGLLFLTAGPVEREMGTLDINELAFLKKRMPFSGIVYTLGALSLAGIPPFLGFFPKLFLILGAIKEKMFWLAIVLGIFSLLTLAYLLKITNKVFTKREGEEVKESGLIAISFLFLVFLILILGIFYFNYLEPNLISKASEAIIRGIEYARLVLMR, encoded by the coding sequence ATGAATTATTTACCGTTATTTACTGCTTTACCTTTATTAGGTGCTTTTTTAATTCCCTTACTTTCTAAAATATGGGAAAGATTATCAGATATTATTGGAAATATTATTACTACATTACTATTGATTTTAAGTATTTATTCCCTTTTTCTATTGCCAATTTTCGGTAATATTTATGTCTATGAGATTGGTAAATGGCCGATAAAACCGATTCCCTTAGGAATTGTTTTCACTTTTGATAGTTTATCATTGTTAATGGTTTTGATAATCAATCTTTTGAGTTTTGCTTGCGCTATTTATTCGATTACTTATTTAGATAATTATACTGGTCGCTGGAAATTCTGGACATTATTCTTATTAATGGTTGCTGGTTTAAATGGTATCGCAATCACCGGTGACTTATTTAACCTTTTTGTCTTTATTGAAATTTCAGCAATTTCTTCCTATGCGTTAGTTGCTTTTGGTGTAGAAAAAGAAGACTTGGAAGCCAGTTTCAAATACCAGGTTATTGGTGAGATTGCGGGTTTAACTATTCTTTTAGCGATTGCCCTCATTTATTCAAAGACTTCCACATTAAATATGGCAGATATTGCTAATACTTTTATAAATGAAAATAAGGGAACTTTATTCTGGTTTATTATCTCCCTTCTAACCTTTGGATTTCTAATAAAATCTGCTCTCTTTCCTTTCCATTTTTGGCTACCAGATGCTCATTCTCAGGCACCGGCTCCAATTTCAGCAATGCTTTCTGGTGTGTTCATTAAGACCTTGGGTGTTTATGCTCTTTCCCGTTTAATCTTTAATGTATTTGGTTTAAATAGAAATAATGCTTCCCATTATTTTGATATTCTAATTATCCTCGGGATTTTATCGATTATAATTGCTGGTTTTATTGCCTTAAAACAAGAAAATTATAAAAGATTGTTAGCCTATTCTAGTGTAAGTCAAATAGGATATATATTTGTAGGATTGGGCATTGCCAACTTTTGGGGAATTACCGGTGCTTTATCTTTAATTTTCGCCCACGCTTTGGGTAAGGGTCTTTTATTTTTGACTGCTGGACCAGTAGAAAGAGAAATGGGTACTTTGGATATTAATGAACTTGCTTTTTTAAAAAAGAGAATGCCTTTTTCCGGAATAGTATATACTTTAGGTGCTCTTTCTTTGGCAGGAATTCCGCCTTTCTTAGGGTTCTTCCCAAAACTATTTTTAATTTTAGGAGCCATCAAAGAAAAAATGTTTTGGCTGGCAATTGTTTTAGGAATATTTTCATTATTAACTTTGGCTTATTTATTAAAAATTACCAATAAAGTTTTCACAAAAAGAGAGGGCGAAGAAGTGAAAGAGTCGGGTTTGATAGCGATAAGTTTTCTATTTTTGGTCTTTCTAATTCTTATTCTTGGTATTTTCTATTTTAATTATCTAGAACCAAATTTAATTAGTAAGGCAAGCGAGGCAATAATTAGAGGTATTGAATACGCAAGATTAGTTTTAATGAGATGA
- a CDS encoding sodium:proton antiporter has product MLPYLGCIILFLIGIYAILTKRNLIKIAIGFCLLEYAVNLFFAFIGYKKDALAPIYTNAQQARNFVDPIPQALVLTAIVIGLGTTALLLSVAIRIYEKYKTFDIKEIKRLKE; this is encoded by the coding sequence ATGTTACCTTATTTAGGTTGTATAATTCTTTTTCTAATTGGTATTTATGCGATATTAACAAAAAGGAATTTGATTAAAATTGCTATTGGCTTTTGCTTATTGGAATATGCGGTAAATCTATTTTTTGCGTTTATTGGTTATAAAAAAGATGCCTTAGCACCAATTTATACTAATGCTCAACAAGCAAGGAATTTCGTTGATCCAATTCCTCAGGCTTTGGTTTTGACAGCAATCGTAATTGGTTTGGGTACTACTGCTTTGCTTTTATCCGTAGCAATAAGAATTTATGAAAAATATAAAACTTTTGATATTAAAGAAATAAAAAGGTTAAAAGAATGA
- a CDS encoding MnhB domain-containing protein encodes MTIIVKTITKLLVGLIFLYGIYIIFHGHLTPGGGFAGGVIISASFILLILAFGSEEIKERISYIYSSIFESIGGLLFVLIALFGLILGSQFFYNFLPKGKVFMLFSSGIIPLCNVAIGIKVGAGLFAIFLAIAATRFIMKE; translated from the coding sequence ATGACAATTATTGTAAAAACAATAACGAAACTTTTGGTAGGTTTAATCTTTCTTTATGGGATATATATTATTTTTCACGGTCATCTAACTCCTGGCGGTGGTTTTGCTGGCGGAGTAATAATTTCTGCTTCCTTTATTCTTTTAATCCTCGCCTTCGGTAGTGAAGAGATAAAAGAAAGGATAAGTTATATTTATTCTTCAATTTTCGAAAGTATTGGTGGACTTTTGTTTGTTCTTATTGCTTTATTTGGTCTTATTTTAGGTTCTCAATTTTTCTATAATTTTTTACCAAAAGGAAAAGTCTTTATGCTTTTTTCTTCGGGAATAATACCTTTATGTAATGTAGCGATTGGCATAAAAGTTGGGGCTGGACTTTTTGCTATCTTTTTAGCAATTGCTGCAACAAGATTTATAATGAAGGAGTAA
- the mbhE gene encoding hydrogen gas-evolving membrane-bound hydrogenase subunit E has protein sequence MIELYILLIVAIGAGIVAVEIKDLLASAISLGIVGFSVAIMFILTQAPDLAIVQIVVEVLTVVIFVGVILKTTHIDTTLEERMKVRDYLTKGVFVLFGIFFLILSILALKELPQFGMPIMKIASHYLAKGFEEIRAANQVAAVILDFRGYDTLGEATVLFTSVIGVLTILRKIGKIK, from the coding sequence ATGATTGAACTTTATATTTTATTAATAGTGGCTATTGGTGCTGGAATTGTTGCGGTAGAGATTAAAGATTTACTTGCTTCAGCAATCTCTTTAGGAATTGTTGGTTTTTCAGTAGCGATTATGTTTATTTTAACCCAGGCACCTGATTTGGCAATTGTCCAAATAGTTGTTGAAGTTTTAACAGTAGTTATCTTTGTTGGAGTGATATTAAAAACTACCCATATTGATACAACCTTAGAAGAGAGAATGAAAGTAAGAGATTATTTAACAAAAGGAGTTTTTGTCCTTTTTGGAATATTCTTTTTAATTCTTTCTATTTTGGCGTTAAAAGAATTACCTCAATTTGGAATGCCAATTATGAAAATTGCTTCCCATTATTTAGCGAAAGGATTTGAAGAGATAAGGGCAGCCAATCAAGTGGCAGCAGTTATTTTAGATTTTCGGGGATATGATACTTTAGGAGAAGCAACTGTTCTTTTTACTTCGGTAATTGGAGTATTAACAATTTTAAGAAAGATAGGGAAAATAAAATGA
- a CDS encoding proton-conducting transporter membrane subunit, with protein sequence MSSFELLIVLPIIFGFLGYLINFLRNEFYFLGAFLNFYYAIRIFLMSRKIEITRKIFDVLNFSIDKLSGFIILFISLFTLLILIYSIRYLKYYEKKKEYFYYLLLIGAIGCGIALAGDILTLIIFWGILLSLIFGFFQLTTKNNGESAFIKSIFILGLSDFLLILGLALLFISYGNISLNWRLSLNNTINILAFILITIGCFAKAGAIPLHSWIPDISKVMPASTMAFIPASLDKLLGIYLLLRASYYLFDLNTNFILKNYLMIIGSITILAAVLMALIQKEAMRLLSFHAVSQVGYMVLGIGTGIPIGIAGGLFHMLNNVIYKTALFLTTGQVEFWTKETKIEKLGGLATNMPITFTSFLISALAISGIPPLNGFFSKWMVYQGVIYLYKEGNYLFPLYLLAAMLGSILTLASFLKLTHSIFLGERPKEYERIKEVNFSLWFPSTLLAFLCVLFGILAIPLPLKGLIYPSLPFKIEEFGFWQPLLAFILIILGTIIGFIIYLLRTIKKVERKEIFVGGEMLKEEERHFSGDQFYSPIKEAPLLSKGYEFGEEGSFDFYNYFKAIFGVLSLLFKKVIDYILELIYQVIAYLSEIFGGLLRKIQSGILSDYLVVIFIGIIIILLILVL encoded by the coding sequence ATGAGCAGTTTTGAACTTTTAATTGTTTTACCGATAATTTTTGGATTTTTAGGTTATTTAATTAATTTTTTAAGAAATGAGTTTTATTTCTTAGGAGCCTTCTTAAACTTTTATTACGCAATAAGAATTTTCCTTATGTCAAGAAAAATAGAAATAACAAGAAAGATTTTTGATGTATTAAATTTTAGTATTGATAAATTAAGTGGTTTTATTATTTTATTTATTTCCCTTTTTACCCTTTTGATTTTAATTTATTCTATCCGTTATTTAAAATACTATGAAAAGAAAAAAGAATACTTTTATTATCTGCTTTTAATCGGCGCAATTGGTTGCGGAATTGCTTTGGCAGGAGATATTTTAACCCTAATAATCTTTTGGGGAATCTTGCTTTCTTTAATCTTTGGCTTTTTCCAACTTACTACTAAAAATAACGGTGAATCTGCTTTTATAAAGAGTATCTTTATTTTAGGATTGAGTGATTTTCTATTAATCCTTGGGCTTGCCTTATTATTCATTTCCTACGGCAATATTTCTTTAAATTGGCGATTATCTTTAAATAATACTATAAATATCCTTGCTTTTATTCTAATTACAATCGGTTGCTTTGCGAAGGCAGGTGCTATTCCGCTCCACTCTTGGATACCAGATATTAGCAAAGTTATGCCAGCATCAACAATGGCATTTATTCCAGCGTCCTTAGATAAACTTTTGGGAATTTATCTTCTTTTAAGAGCAAGTTATTATCTTTTTGATTTGAATACCAATTTTATATTGAAAAATTATTTAATGATAATTGGCTCAATAACAATTTTAGCAGCAGTATTAATGGCGCTAATCCAAAAAGAGGCGATGAGGTTACTTTCGTTCCATGCTGTATCCCAAGTTGGTTATATGGTTTTAGGAATTGGTACTGGAATTCCTATTGGTATTGCTGGCGGTCTTTTCCATATGCTTAATAATGTGATTTATAAAACTGCTCTCTTTTTAACTACTGGTCAAGTGGAGTTCTGGACTAAAGAAACAAAAATTGAAAAGTTAGGTGGTTTAGCAACTAATATGCCAATAACCTTTACCTCCTTTTTGATTTCTGCTTTAGCAATTTCGGGAATTCCGCCATTAAACGGCTTTTTCTCAAAATGGATGGTTTATCAAGGAGTTATTTATTTATATAAAGAAGGAAATTATCTATTTCCTTTATATCTCTTGGCAGCAATGCTTGGTAGTATCCTTACTTTGGCTTCCTTTTTAAAGTTAACCCATTCTATCTTTCTTGGTGAAAGACCAAAAGAATATGAAAGGATAAAAGAGGTTAATTTTTCATTATGGTTTCCTTCAACTTTATTGGCATTTTTATGTGTTTTATTTGGTATATTAGCAATTCCTTTGCCTTTAAAGGGACTTATTTATCCTTCTTTACCATTTAAAATTGAAGAATTTGGATTTTGGCAACCATTATTGGCATTTATCTTAATTATCTTGGGAACTATTATTGGATTTATTATTTATTTATTGAGAACGATAAAGAAAGTCGAAAGAAAGGAAATTTTTGTTGGTGGTGAAATGTTAAAAGAGGAAGAGAGACATTTTTCTGGCGACCAATTCTATTCACCAATCAAAGAAGCACCACTATTAAGTAAAGGATATGAATTTGGCGAAGAAGGTAGTTTTGATTTTTACAATTATTTTAAGGCAATTTTTGGTGTTTTATCTTTATTGTTTAAAAAAGTGATTGATTACATTTTAGAATTAATCTATCAGGTAATTGCTTATCTTTCAGAAATTTTTGGTGGTTTATTAAGAAAAATTCAATCAGGAATTCTGAGTGATTATTTAGTTGTAATATTTATCGGAATTATTATAATTTTATTAATTTTAGTTTTATGA
- a CDS encoding complex I subunit 5 family protein, whose amino-acid sequence MILDKNFVNQYLLFTFLLPFLATLIYSFKDKLVRNFEFYLFLILLIIASYFIIISNNLLLIYIFFEISTLATWRLVLIRRENIKAGNYLLYFNFAGAILMLIGILLILTENNIERISFEAFNLENIYNISLTSGILLSCGIFTKSAIVPFYNWLPPVYEVSPIPVIALLCGIAENLGLIIFYKIFTSFWLEVESSFYYFVIILAILTSIIAGGIAYFEKEIKRILAYSTISQLSFILLGFALKNEYGIIGGLILILSHALAKPGLFYKMEAKEDNGTNFGLALLSLSLMGIPPLLGFVGKLLIIIGSLKINIFLGILAIISSLFTLLYTLKFYPLLKKEKGENIIANSIVYIFGLLLLIFGIIFLVYFFKIL is encoded by the coding sequence ATGATTTTAGATAAAAATTTTGTAAATCAATACTTATTATTTACCTTTCTCCTTCCCTTCTTGGCAACCTTAATTTATTCTTTTAAAGATAAATTAGTGAGGAATTTTGAATTCTATCTCTTTTTAATTCTGCTTATTATTGCCAGTTATTTTATCATTATCTCTAACAATCTCTTATTAATCTATATCTTCTTTGAAATATCCACGTTAGCAACTTGGCGATTGGTATTAATAAGAAGAGAGAATATTAAGGCAGGTAATTACCTTTTATACTTTAATTTTGCTGGTGCGATATTGATGTTAATCGGAATTTTATTGATTTTAACAGAGAATAATATTGAGAGAATTTCCTTTGAGGCTTTTAATTTAGAAAATATTTACAATATTTCTTTAACTTCAGGTATTTTACTCTCCTGTGGTATCTTTACGAAATCAGCGATTGTTCCTTTTTATAATTGGCTACCTCCGGTTTACGAAGTTTCGCCAATACCAGTGATTGCCCTTCTTTGCGGAATTGCTGAAAATTTAGGTTTAATTATCTTTTACAAAATATTTACTTCTTTTTGGTTGGAAGTGGAAAGTAGTTTCTATTATTTTGTTATTATTTTAGCAATTCTTACTTCAATAATTGCTGGTGGAATTGCCTATTTTGAGAAGGAGATAAAAAGGATTTTGGCATATTCCACAATCAGCCAACTTTCTTTTATTTTATTAGGTTTCGCTTTAAAAAATGAATACGGAATAATTGGTGGTTTAATTTTAATCCTTTCCCATGCCTTAGCCAAGCCTGGATTATTTTATAAAATGGAAGCAAAAGAAGATAACGGAACTAATTTTGGATTAGCACTCTTATCGTTATCTTTAATGGGAATTCCACCTCTTTTAGGTTTTGTTGGCAAACTACTGATTATTATTGGTAGTTTAAAAATAAATATCTTTTTAGGAATTTTAGCAATAATTAGTTCCCTTTTCACTTTACTTTATACCTTAAAATTTTATCCGCTATTAAAAAAAGAGAAAGGAGAAAATATTATCGCTAATTCCATTGTTTATATTTTTGGACTTTTATTATTAATATTTGGAATTATATTTTTAGTTTACTTTTTTAAAATATTATGA
- a CDS encoding nickel-dependent hydrogenase large subunit, with product MRRVIPIGPYHPLQEEPEFFKLIVEGEKVVEVEINIGYNHRGHEFLSPKMTYEQIAYLVERICGICSNSHPLAFVQAVEDAAKIQVPERALYIRTINHELERIHSHFLWLGLAGHFIGYNTVWMWAWKYREPILDIFEMVTGNRNHYAMNKVGGVRWDIKDEQIPVIENILLEVEKATWMFTKAILDDPVILARLKDVGILPKEVAIDYGVVGPTARASGLKIDVRKDDPHAAYDRIEWDVITFEEGDVLAKAKVRLLECLESIKIIRQCLKKMPKGEIETKVDEIPMGEGIGRAEAPRGEVFHYVRTSGMNHPIRHKIRAPSYMNIASNAYACVGYSIADAALTLAAVDPCYCCTERIAVYADKKKIMDYEDILKLSWELTEKLKRKYNKI from the coding sequence ATGAGAAGAGTTATTCCAATTGGTCCTTATCATCCTTTACAAGAAGAGCCAGAATTCTTTAAATTAATTGTTGAAGGAGAAAAGGTGGTAGAGGTAGAGATAAATATTGGTTATAATCATCGGGGACACGAATTTTTATCACCAAAAATGACTTATGAGCAAATTGCCTATTTAGTAGAAAGGATATGTGGTATCTGTTCCAATTCCCATCCTTTGGCTTTTGTTCAGGCGGTAGAGGATGCGGCAAAAATCCAGGTACCAGAAAGGGCATTATATATAAGGACAATAAATCACGAATTAGAAAGAATCCATTCTCATTTTCTCTGGCTGGGACTGGCTGGTCATTTTATTGGTTATAATACCGTTTGGATGTGGGCATGGAAATATCGGGAACCAATATTAGACATTTTTGAAATGGTTACGGGAAATAGAAACCATTATGCGATGAATAAAGTTGGTGGTGTCAGATGGGATATAAAAGATGAACAGATACCAGTGATTGAGAATATCCTATTAGAAGTAGAAAAGGCAACTTGGATGTTTACCAAGGCAATATTAGATGATCCGGTAATTTTAGCAAGATTAAAGGATGTTGGGATTTTACCAAAAGAGGTGGCAATTGATTATGGTGTTGTTGGTCCGACCGCGCGGGCAAGTGGTTTAAAAATAGATGTGAGAAAAGATGATCCACACGCGGCATATGATAGAATTGAATGGGATGTGATTACCTTTGAAGAGGGAGATGTATTAGCAAAAGCAAAAGTAAGATTGTTAGAATGTTTAGAATCAATAAAGATAATTAGACAATGTTTAAAAAAGATGCCTAAAGGAGAGATTGAGACGAAAGTTGATGAGATTCCAATGGGCGAAGGAATTGGCAGGGCAGAGGCACCAAGAGGAGAAGTTTTTCACTATGTAAGGACAAGCGGAATGAACCATCCGATTAGACATAAAATAAGGGCGCCAAGTTATATGAATATTGCTTCTAATGCTTATGCCTGTGTTGGTTATTCAATTGCTGATGCGGCATTAACCTTGGCCGCTGTTGACCCTTGCTATTGTTGTACCGAAAGGATTGCGGTGTATGCTGATAAAAAAAAGATTATGGATTATGAAGATATCTTAAAATTATCTTGGGAATTGACCGAAAAATTAAAAAGGAAATATAATAAAATATGA
- a CDS encoding NADH-quinone oxidoreductase subunit C → MSELLTEIKNRFPEIEVYEHNKRRLYLKISKEKIREIAYFLHKEKGLRLSIMTGVDTRDGIEILYHFSEDKTGTYYTVKIITDRDNPEVDTISDITKASEWIEREIWELLGVNFIGHKNLKPLLTSEDWPRDKHPLRRDYEGI, encoded by the coding sequence ATGAGTGAATTGTTAACAGAGATAAAAAATAGATTTCCCGAAATAGAAGTTTACGAACATAACAAAAGAAGATTATATCTAAAAATAAGTAAAGAAAAGATTAGAGAGATTGCTTATTTTTTACATAAAGAGAAAGGTTTAAGGTTATCTATTATGACCGGTGTTGATACGAGAGATGGTATAGAAATCCTTTACCATTTTTCCGAAGATAAAACCGGCACATATTACACGGTAAAAATTATTACTGATCGAGATAATCCAGAAGTTGATACAATTTCTGATATAACAAAGGCAAGCGAGTGGATTGAAAGGGAGATTTGGGAACTTCTGGGAGTTAATTTTATTGGTCATAAAAACTTAAAACCATTACTAACAAGTGAAGATTGGCCAAGAGATAAACATCCTTTAAGGAGAGATTACGAAGGGATATGA